AGCCCAGCCCAGTTCCATCACAACTTACCATTTACGAGAGAACTTGATCCAGTGACTTGATTTGCCATCTTCAAAATCTCAAACGCTTCAGCCTCTGTGATTTTTACAACACCAACAGAGAAGTATGACCATGAAAGGATTCAGGATCTCTCTCTATCGATTCCAGTGTGACCTAAACCTAAGGTACTATCAGTAGCTAGAGAATCACCTCGAGCGAGATCGGTGGATGAAATCGACGACAGAGAAGTGTAGCCGGCGGATATCAGCTTTCCTCTAATCGAAGACGACAGCGGTAGCCTCGACGTCTCCGTGAAGGTTCGTCGCGAGTGAAGCTTTCTTCGATCGCCGGCGATTTTCGCCGCCTTTAAGAGTGTAGGCGCCACCATTAATATAAGCAAAACCATTGGTTTAGTGAAATTGTTTGATTAACCAGAAATTCTTCTCCGTACGGTAGCTTCGATGTCTCTCTATAAGTAAAA
This genomic stretch from Brassica oleracea var. oleracea cultivar TO1000 unplaced genomic scaffold, BOL UnpScaffold01730, whole genome shotgun sequence harbors:
- the LOC106321473 gene encoding DNA repair protein RAD51 homolog 3-like; its protein translation is MVLLILMVAPTLLKAAKIAGDRRKLHSRRTFTETSRLPLSSSIRGKLISAGYTSLSSISSTDLAREAEAFEILKMANQVTGSSSLVNVVFQL